A DNA window from Cognatiyoonia koreensis contains the following coding sequences:
- a CDS encoding ABC transporter ATP-binding protein: MDMRNITLRFGGVEAIKDISFDIREGEIRAIIGPNGAGKSSMLNVISGFYNPQEGEVWFRGKKRPPMKPYQVARLGIARTFQNIALFEGMSVLDNVMTGRLNHMRAGMLAQALWFGKAEREETENRAAVERIIDFLEIQAIRKTPVGRLPYGLKKRVELARALAAEPKLLLLDEPMAGMNVEEKEDMSRFILDVNDEFGTTIALIEHDMGVVMDLSDRVVVMDYGRKIGDGTPDEVRGNQEVIDAYLGVAHD, from the coding sequence ATGGACATGCGCAACATCACACTGCGTTTTGGCGGGGTTGAAGCGATCAAGGATATTTCCTTTGATATCCGCGAGGGCGAGATTCGCGCGATCATCGGGCCGAACGGGGCTGGCAAGTCCTCGATGCTTAACGTCATTTCCGGCTTTTACAATCCGCAGGAAGGCGAGGTCTGGTTTCGCGGCAAGAAACGCCCGCCGATGAAACCCTATCAGGTCGCCCGCCTTGGTATTGCCCGCACGTTCCAGAATATCGCCTTGTTCGAGGGCATGTCTGTTCTGGACAACGTGATGACGGGACGGCTCAATCACATGCGGGCCGGCATGTTGGCGCAGGCGCTGTGGTTCGGGAAGGCGGAGCGCGAAGAGACAGAAAACCGCGCGGCTGTCGAGCGCATCATCGATTTTCTGGAGATTCAGGCCATTCGCAAAACGCCGGTCGGCCGTTTGCCCTACGGGTTGAAAAAGCGCGTCGAATTGGCCCGTGCGTTGGCGGCTGAACCGAAGCTTTTGCTGCTTGATGAACCGATGGCCGGCATGAACGTCGAGGAAAAAGAGGATATGAGCCGTTTTATCCTTGATGTGAATGATGAATTCGGCACGACCATCGCCTTGATCGAGCATGATATGGGTGTCGTCATGGACCTGTCTGATCGTGTCGTTGTCATGGATTATGGCCGCAAGATCGGGGACGGCACGCCGGATGAGGTCCGTGGCAATCAGGAGGTGATTGATGCGTATTTGGGGGTGGCGCATGACTGA
- a CDS encoding AMP-binding protein, producing MISRTPTPVPVSIPHLLARNVAQFGSKPAYREKEFGIWQSWTWSETESEIKAFAQGLMALGANHGDHIAIIGHNRPHLYWAMVAAQMVGCVPVPLYQDAAAEEIAYALDHCGARFAVVGDQEQVDKIADVREGLGALEHVIYLDGRGLRKYDHSHMTSYADVQAKGRDGDTATQLAERIAAITYETTCVMLYTSGTTGRPKGVVLSNRNVIETAKNSAEFDHLRTDDEILAYLPMAWVGDFIFSVGQAMWTGFCVNCPESEHTMMTDLREIGPTYFFAPPRVFETQLTTVMIRMEDASRFKKWLFDRFMKVANRVGPALLDGKTVSFGDRLSYAIGNLLVYGPLKNTLGLSRVRVGYTAGEAIGPEIFDFYRSLGINLKQLYGQTEATVFITQQPDGEVRSDTVGVPSPGVELKIAESGEVYYRSPGVFVEYYKNADSTASTKDAEGWVATGDAGFIEEGSGHLRIIDRAKDVGKMADGSLFAPKYVENKLKFYPNILEAVVFGAGKARCTAFINIDLSAVGNWAERNNIAYSSYQELSQHPRVLDMIEGHVNEVNKSVAADPMLAGCQVHRFLVLHKELDADDGEMTRTRKVRRAVIGEKFADLIAALESDAAEIYTETEVTYEDGRKGKIKATLDIRDAAVVAHQQVAA from the coding sequence ATGATTTCGCGAACACCGACACCCGTACCGGTTTCGATTCCGCACCTGCTGGCACGCAATGTGGCACAGTTCGGCAGCAAGCCAGCCTATCGCGAAAAGGAATTCGGGATATGGCAGAGCTGGACCTGGTCCGAAACAGAGTCCGAGATCAAGGCCTTTGCGCAAGGGCTGATGGCGCTTGGTGCCAACCATGGTGATCATATCGCGATCATCGGGCACAACCGCCCCCATCTTTACTGGGCTATGGTTGCGGCACAGATGGTGGGCTGCGTTCCTGTGCCGCTTTATCAGGATGCCGCCGCCGAAGAGATCGCCTATGCGCTGGATCATTGCGGGGCACGCTTTGCCGTTGTGGGTGACCAGGAGCAGGTCGACAAGATTGCCGACGTGCGTGAAGGTCTGGGCGCGCTTGAGCACGTGATCTACCTTGATGGGCGGGGCTTGCGCAAATACGACCACAGCCACATGACATCCTACGCCGACGTGCAGGCCAAAGGGCGCGACGGGGATACGGCGACGCAACTGGCAGAGCGGATCGCGGCGATCACCTATGAGACCACCTGCGTCATGCTTTACACGTCCGGCACAACGGGGCGGCCCAAAGGCGTGGTACTGTCCAATCGGAACGTCATTGAAACGGCAAAGAACTCGGCGGAGTTCGATCATCTGCGCACGGATGACGAAATCCTTGCCTATCTGCCGATGGCCTGGGTCGGGGATTTCATCTTTTCGGTCGGGCAGGCGATGTGGACGGGGTTCTGTGTGAACTGTCCGGAATCCGAACATACGATGATGACCGATCTGCGAGAAATCGGCCCCACCTATTTCTTTGCCCCGCCGCGCGTGTTCGAAACACAACTGACAACGGTGATGATCCGCATGGAGGACGCGAGCCGTTTCAAGAAATGGCTGTTTGATCGCTTTATGAAAGTGGCGAACCGTGTCGGCCCGGCGTTGCTGGATGGCAAGACTGTCAGCTTCGGTGACCGGCTGTCCTATGCGATCGGGAACCTGCTGGTTTACGGCCCGCTGAAGAACACGCTGGGTCTGAGCCGCGTGCGTGTCGGCTATACCGCCGGTGAAGCGATCGGGCCGGAGATTTTCGACTTCTACCGCTCGCTCGGGATCAACCTCAAACAGCTGTATGGCCAGACCGAAGCCACCGTTTTCATCACGCAGCAACCCGACGGCGAGGTGCGATCGGACACGGTGGGCGTGCCATCACCGGGTGTGGAGTTGAAAATCGCAGAAAGCGGAGAGGTCTATTACCGGTCCCCCGGTGTTTTTGTAGAATATTACAAGAATGCCGACAGCACTGCGTCGACCAAGGATGCAGAAGGCTGGGTGGCAACGGGCGATGCCGGCTTTATTGAAGAAGGGTCGGGGCATTTGCGGATCATCGACCGCGCCAAGGACGTCGGCAAAATGGCGGATGGGTCGCTGTTCGCGCCGAAGTACGTCGAGAACAAGTTGAAGTTCTATCCCAATATATTGGAGGCTGTGGTCTTTGGCGCTGGCAAAGCGCGCTGCACCGCCTTCATCAATATCGACCTCTCTGCTGTCGGGAACTGGGCGGAGCGCAACAACATCGCCTATTCATCCTATCAGGAGCTGTCACAACATCCCCGCGTGCTGGACATGATCGAGGGCCATGTGAACGAGGTCAACAAATCTGTCGCGGCAGACCCGATGTTGGCGGGCTGTCAGGTGCACCGTTTTCTGGTCCTACACAAGGAACTGGATGCCGATGACGGCGAGATGACCCGCACCCGCAAAGTACGCCGCGCCGTGATCGGCGAAAAATTCGCCGATCTGATTGCCGCGTTGGAGAGCGATGCTGCGGAAATCTATACCGAAACCGAAGTCACCTATGAAGATGGCCGCAAGGGCAAGATCAAGGCGACGCTGGACATCCGCGATGCAGCTGTCGTGGCGCATCAGCAGGTGGCGGCATGA
- the fdhF gene encoding formate dehydrogenase subunit alpha, whose protein sequence is MTAITFTLDGKDVTAEPGQTIWEVAHGRGLVIPHLCYKPAPGYRSDGNCRACMVAIEGERTLAASCIREPSEGMVVTTNQPREVQARRMVMEMLVADQPEKPVAHDKSSHLWDMAEQQGVHESRFPTMDAATIPLLDDSHVAMSVNLDACIQCGLCVRACREVQVNDVIGMAGRGHNAYPVFDFDDPMGASSCVACGECVQACPTGALMPATVTDAQQIGDSKDYDSEVNSVCPFCGVGCQVSLKVKDNKVKFVEGINGPANEGRLCVKGRFGFDYIHHEHRLTKPLIRREDAPPKGLNVDPGKWGEVFREATWDEALDAAANGLKDIGGKGVAGFGSAKCTNEEAYLFQKFIRQGFGHNNVDHCTRLCHASSVAALMENVGSGAVTATFNEIENADVAIVIGANPVENHPVAATYFKQFTKRGGKLIVMDPRGQALKRFASHMLQFRPGADVSMLNAIMHVIVEEKLYDQQYIDAYTENWEAEKRHLADFSPERMSKICGIDAEMLRDVARTFAGAKAGMIFWGMGVSQHIHGTDNSRCLISLALMTGQVGRPGAGLHPLRGQNNVQGASDAGLIPMFLPDYQPVGDEGVRNAFQEIWQEGTIDPNRGLTVTEILDAVHAGDIHGMYILGENPAMSDPDVEHARDALAKLKHLVVQDIFITETANYADVILPASAFAEKTGTVTNTNRQVQMGRPAVTPPGDAKEDWWITVELAKRIGVGWDYTHPSEVFAEMGKSMKSLANITWDRLEAENAVTYPSLSADDPGQPIVFADGFPRPDGRARFTPANVIAPDESPDADYPMILTTGRQLEHWHTGSMTRRSKVLDAVEPEANCSLHPSTLRKLDVVPGGLVRLTTRRGSITIMAREDRAVAPDMVFLPFAFVEAAANILTNPAVDPYGKIPEFKFAAVKVEKADAAVAAE, encoded by the coding sequence ATGACCGCGATCACCTTTACCCTTGATGGCAAGGACGTCACCGCAGAACCGGGCCAGACAATCTGGGAGGTCGCGCATGGCCGCGGCCTTGTGATTCCGCACCTTTGCTATAAACCGGCACCGGGGTATCGCAGCGATGGCAACTGCCGCGCCTGCATGGTCGCCATCGAAGGCGAACGCACGCTGGCCGCATCCTGTATCCGTGAGCCGTCCGAAGGTATGGTCGTCACCACGAACCAACCGCGCGAAGTGCAGGCCCGCCGCATGGTGATGGAAATGCTGGTGGCGGATCAGCCAGAAAAGCCGGTCGCACACGACAAGTCATCCCATCTTTGGGATATGGCCGAACAGCAGGGCGTGCACGAAAGCCGCTTTCCGACGATGGACGCCGCCACTATTCCGCTGCTGGATGACAGCCACGTCGCAATGTCAGTCAACCTTGATGCCTGTATCCAATGCGGGTTGTGCGTGCGCGCCTGCCGCGAGGTACAGGTCAATGACGTCATCGGCATGGCCGGTCGGGGCCACAATGCCTATCCGGTCTTTGATTTCGACGATCCGATGGGTGCGTCCTCTTGTGTGGCTTGCGGCGAATGTGTGCAGGCGTGCCCTACAGGTGCATTGATGCCCGCGACGGTGACGGATGCGCAGCAGATCGGCGACAGCAAGGATTACGACAGCGAAGTCAACTCTGTCTGCCCGTTCTGCGGTGTCGGCTGTCAGGTGTCGCTCAAGGTCAAGGACAACAAGGTCAAATTCGTCGAAGGCATCAATGGTCCCGCGAACGAAGGCCGCCTGTGCGTCAAGGGACGGTTCGGGTTCGACTACATTCACCATGAACACCGGCTTACCAAGCCGCTTATCCGCCGCGAAGACGCGCCGCCCAAGGGTTTGAACGTCGATCCCGGCAAATGGGGCGAGGTGTTTCGCGAAGCAACATGGGACGAAGCGCTTGATGCTGCAGCCAACGGGCTGAAAGACATCGGCGGCAAAGGTGTCGCGGGTTTTGGGTCGGCCAAATGCACCAATGAAGAGGCGTATCTTTTTCAGAAATTTATCCGTCAGGGTTTTGGTCACAACAACGTCGATCACTGCACGCGGCTGTGTCATGCGTCATCTGTTGCGGCGTTGATGGAAAACGTCGGCTCTGGTGCCGTCACCGCGACGTTCAACGAAATCGAAAACGCGGATGTCGCCATCGTCATCGGGGCCAACCCGGTTGAAAACCACCCGGTTGCGGCGACCTACTTCAAGCAGTTCACCAAGCGTGGCGGCAAGTTGATTGTCATGGACCCGCGCGGACAGGCACTCAAACGCTTTGCGTCGCACATGCTCCAATTCCGCCCGGGTGCGGATGTGTCGATGCTGAACGCGATCATGCATGTGATCGTCGAGGAAAAGCTTTACGACCAGCAGTATATCGACGCCTACACCGAAAACTGGGAAGCTGAGAAACGTCACCTTGCCGATTTCAGCCCTGAACGGATGTCAAAGATCTGCGGCATTGACGCAGAGATGCTGCGCGATGTGGCCCGCACATTTGCCGGTGCGAAGGCGGGGATGATTTTCTGGGGGATGGGGGTCAGCCAGCACATTCATGGCACCGACAATTCGCGCTGCCTTATCAGCCTTGCGCTGATGACAGGGCAGGTTGGCCGCCCGGGTGCCGGTTTGCACCCTCTGCGCGGACAGAACAACGTGCAAGGCGCGTCGGACGCCGGATTGATCCCGATGTTCCTGCCGGATTACCAGCCGGTCGGGGACGAAGGCGTGCGCAACGCGTTTCAGGAAATCTGGCAGGAAGGAACGATTGATCCGAACCGCGGCCTGACCGTAACCGAAATTCTTGATGCCGTTCATGCGGGCGACATTCACGGCATGTATATCCTTGGCGAAAATCCGGCGATGTCCGATCCAGATGTCGAACATGCCCGCGACGCGCTCGCCAAGCTGAAACATCTGGTCGTGCAGGATATCTTCATCACCGAAACGGCGAACTACGCCGATGTTATCCTGCCTGCCTCTGCATTCGCGGAAAAAACCGGCACGGTGACGAACACGAACCGGCAGGTTCAAATGGGCCGTCCCGCCGTGACCCCACCCGGCGACGCGAAAGAGGATTGGTGGATTACTGTCGAACTGGCAAAGCGCATCGGTGTTGGTTGGGATTATACGCACCCGTCCGAAGTTTTCGCTGAGATGGGCAAATCCATGAAGTCCCTTGCCAACATCACTTGGGATAGGCTTGAGGCGGAGAACGCCGTGACCTATCCGTCGCTTTCTGCCGACGATCCGGGCCAGCCCATCGTGTTTGCAGACGGTTTTCCGCGCCCCGATGGCCGTGCCCGTTTCACACCCGCCAACGTCATCGCGCCGGATGAAAGCCCGGATGCGGATTATCCGATGATCCTGACCACTGGCCGCCAGTTGGAACACTGGCACACAGGGTCGATGACCCGTCGGTCCAAAGTGCTGGACGCCGTCGAGCCCGAAGCCAACTGTTCGCTGCATCCGTCAACATTGCGCAAGTTGGACGTTGTTCCCGGCGGTCTGGTGCGGCTGACGACGCGGCGCGGGTCGATCACGATCATGGCCCGCGAAGACCGCGCCGTCGCACCGGACATGGTGTTCCTGCCTTTTGCCTTTGTCGAGGCGGCAGCGAATATCCTGACGAACCCGGCCGTCGACCCCTACGGCAAGATCCCGGAGTTCAAGTTCGCTGCGGTGAAGGTGGAAAAAGCAGATGCAGCGGTCGCAGCCGAATAG
- a CDS encoding YggT family protein has product MGSIFLILMFLLGVARTLIFVHFIMSWLISFNVLNINQQFVAQVWYALQRILDPVYRPIRRFMPDLGGIDLSPIVALIGIEIIRIILIQNQSFFF; this is encoded by the coding sequence ATGGGCTCGATTTTTCTGATTTTGATGTTTCTTCTGGGCGTCGCCCGGACACTTATCTTCGTCCACTTCATCATGAGCTGGCTCATCTCGTTCAATGTGCTCAATATCAACCAGCAATTCGTCGCGCAGGTCTGGTACGCGCTGCAACGCATCCTTGATCCGGTATATCGCCCGATCCGCCGTTTCATGCCTGACCTTGGGGGGATCGATCTTTCGCCGATTGTCGCGCTGATCGGGATCGAAATCATCCGCATCATCCTGATCCAGAACCAGTCCTTCTTCTTCTGA
- a CDS encoding acyl-CoA thioesterase: MYPFIRLAKELVLHRKAGDLPTLGTHVSHHRCWPQDIDVFMEMNNGRILTILDLGRTVLAKRVGLLRALSENRWGLTMAGVSVRYRRRIRPFVKFRVVSRAVGWDARFFYLDQSIWIGEHCAAQALYRSAVTDKNGIVAPERVFAAMGYTEASPALPDWIQNWVDAEATRPWPPEHGADL, translated from the coding sequence ATGTATCCCTTTATTCGGCTGGCCAAGGAGCTTGTCCTGCACCGCAAGGCAGGCGATCTGCCCACACTTGGCACACATGTTTCCCACCACCGCTGCTGGCCGCAGGATATCGATGTCTTCATGGAAATGAACAACGGGCGCATCCTGACGATCCTCGACCTTGGCCGCACCGTATTGGCCAAACGCGTGGGCCTGCTGCGCGCGTTAAGTGAAAATCGTTGGGGGCTGACCATGGCAGGTGTGTCCGTTCGCTATCGCCGCCGCATCCGCCCTTTCGTGAAATTCCGCGTTGTCAGCCGCGCCGTTGGCTGGGATGCGCGGTTTTTCTATCTCGACCAGTCGATCTGGATCGGCGAGCATTGCGCGGCGCAGGCGCTTTACCGCTCTGCCGTGACGGACAAAAACGGGATCGTGGCACCCGAGCGTGTTTTTGCAGCCATGGGATACACCGAAGCGTCGCCCGCCCTGCCCGACTGGATCCAGAACTGGGTCGATGCAGAGGCAACGCGACCCTGGCCACCCGAACATGGAGCCGATTTGTAA
- a CDS encoding MFS transporter, with the protein MTTAVTGVATAVPKRRIWGWISFDWASQPYYTLGLTFIFGPYFAVVATDYYTSIGAEDAKANAQSIWSFAQGCAGIIIALTAPFLGAFADNTGRKRPWIALFSALYVIGAASLWFLTPDSSALTLFLILFYVGFIAAESALNFVNAYLPSLGTEKQVGRISGLGASIGYWGGLVALIIMLVFFAESGDTGKTIVGFIPALGLDAAVKEGTRFVGPFMAVWYALFILPFFLFVKDDPSISRPIPKMSQVWAELVATVKSVWKRKSAANFLIGSMFYRDALNALYAFGGVYATLVLDWTVLQLGPFGIISVITAAVFTYVGGVCDGKFGPKPVIIFCILSLMLVSATIIGMSREYLFGVPLPEGSRIPDAVLFICGSIIGGAGGALYAASRSMMVRHTDPERPTEAFGLFALSGKATAFLAPMLISLFALLTGSVQLSFLPVIFLFLIGLYLLKWVNPEGDRGL; encoded by the coding sequence ATGACTACTGCAGTGACAGGCGTGGCGACGGCGGTGCCGAAACGGCGCATCTGGGGCTGGATCTCATTCGACTGGGCCAGCCAGCCTTACTACACCTTGGGGCTGACGTTCATCTTTGGTCCCTATTTCGCCGTCGTGGCGACAGACTATTACACATCCATCGGGGCCGAAGACGCCAAGGCCAATGCGCAAAGCATCTGGTCCTTCGCGCAAGGCTGTGCGGGGATCATCATCGCGCTGACGGCACCGTTCCTTGGGGCGTTTGCCGACAACACGGGGCGCAAGCGGCCGTGGATTGCCTTGTTTTCCGCGCTTTACGTCATCGGGGCTGCGTCGCTGTGGTTTCTGACACCCGACAGCAGCGCGCTGACGCTGTTTCTGATCCTGTTCTACGTCGGTTTCATCGCCGCTGAATCCGCGCTGAACTTCGTAAACGCCTACCTGCCCTCACTTGGGACCGAAAAACAAGTCGGGCGCATTTCTGGTCTTGGGGCGTCGATCGGCTATTGGGGCGGGCTTGTCGCGCTGATCATCATGCTGGTTTTCTTTGCAGAAAGCGGGGACACAGGTAAAACGATCGTAGGGTTCATTCCGGCCTTGGGACTTGATGCTGCAGTCAAGGAAGGCACGCGGTTCGTCGGGCCGTTCATGGCCGTCTGGTATGCGCTTTTCATCCTGCCGTTCTTTCTGTTCGTCAAAGACGATCCGTCGATTTCGCGCCCAATCCCCAAGATGTCACAAGTCTGGGCAGAGCTGGTCGCGACCGTCAAATCGGTCTGGAAACGCAAAAGCGCCGCGAACTTCCTGATCGGGTCGATGTTCTATCGCGACGCGCTGAACGCACTTTATGCATTCGGGGGGGTCTATGCTACGCTGGTGCTGGACTGGACCGTGCTACAGCTGGGGCCATTCGGGATCATCAGTGTGATTACAGCGGCTGTGTTCACCTATGTCGGCGGGGTCTGTGACGGCAAGTTCGGACCCAAGCCGGTCATCATCTTCTGCATCCTCAGCCTGATGTTGGTCAGCGCCACGATCATCGGCATGTCACGCGAATACCTGTTCGGGGTGCCTCTGCCGGAAGGTTCGCGCATCCCTGATGCGGTGCTGTTCATCTGCGGGTCCATCATCGGTGGTGCAGGCGGTGCGCTTTATGCCGCGTCACGGTCCATGATGGTGCGCCACACTGACCCGGAACGGCCAACCGAAGCGTTCGGATTGTTCGCCCTTTCGGGCAAGGCAACGGCGTTTCTGGCCCCGATGCTGATCTCGCTCTTTGCGTTGCTGACAGGAAGCGTCCAATTAAGTTTTCTTCCCGTCATCTTCCTCTTCCTTATCGGGCTCTACTTGCTAAAGTGGGTCAACCCAGAGGGAGACAGAGGCCTATGA
- the mepA gene encoding penicillin-insensitive murein endopeptidase → MTRIALVLSLILGLAACQNETASTAAVSTQNAGDNRVAKTLFGAAQVASAQSPQSYGGYARGCQAGAVQLPETGPTWQAMRLSRNRNWAQPETISFVQDLSAFAATQPGWSGLYIGDMSQPRGGPMLTGHRSHQTGLDIDVWMLPPKRLDLTRQERENISSISMRRASGAYTNSSWTPQHEAILRRAASDPRVARIFVFPGAKVAMCNNATGDRSWLRKVRPWWGHHYHFHVRLNCPAGDRGCEDQAPPPAGDGCADADRWVANILNPPPPDPNAPPAPPRRELTMASLPGQCLGVLNAQ, encoded by the coding sequence ATGACCCGCATCGCGCTGGTACTTTCACTGATACTTGGCCTTGCGGCCTGCCAGAATGAAACCGCGTCCACAGCGGCCGTTTCAACCCAGAACGCCGGCGACAACCGAGTCGCCAAGACGTTGTTCGGGGCAGCACAGGTCGCATCCGCACAAAGTCCGCAATCTTATGGCGGCTACGCACGCGGCTGTCAGGCAGGGGCGGTGCAACTGCCCGAAACAGGACCGACATGGCAAGCGATGCGCCTGTCGCGCAACCGCAACTGGGCGCAGCCGGAAACGATCAGTTTTGTTCAGGATCTCAGCGCCTTTGCAGCAACCCAACCGGGGTGGAGCGGGCTTTACATCGGCGACATGAGCCAGCCGCGTGGCGGGCCGATGTTGACCGGACACCGCAGTCACCAGACCGGTCTTGATATCGACGTCTGGATGCTGCCACCCAAGCGGCTTGACCTCACGCGGCAGGAACGGGAAAACATCTCTTCGATCTCGATGCGCCGCGCCAGCGGGGCCTACACGAACAGCAGCTGGACACCACAACACGAAGCCATTCTGCGCCGCGCGGCCTCTGACCCGCGGGTTGCACGCATCTTTGTCTTTCCGGGTGCAAAAGTCGCCATGTGCAACAATGCAACCGGCGACCGGTCGTGGCTGCGCAAAGTGCGCCCGTGGTGGGGACACCACTATCATTTCCATGTCAGGCTGAACTGCCCGGCAGGGGATCGTGGCTGCGAGGATCAGGCTCCACCACCAGCCGGTGACGGCTGTGCAGACGCGGACCGCTGGGTTGCGAATATCCTGAACCCACCGCCGCCAGATCCCAACGCGCCACCCGCCCCGCCACGGCGCGAGCTGACGATGGCAAGCCTGCCCGGCCAGTGCCTCGGGGTTCTGAACGCCCAGTAA
- a CDS encoding esterase-like activity of phytase family protein — MRILAVIIATWVCGPSAAADVRYLGTFVWESSARGFGGMSGLHIADGGTSFTALSDKGLITSGTITRDGDRIIALTHDRMTRLRISDGTKVEGDTSDAEGLAISPDGTIYVSFEALARVAAYVDINGPATRIPRAADFQRMQENASLEALAIGPDGALYTLPERSGRQTRPFPVYRFKDGAWDVPFSVPRRDAHLVVGADIGPDNRLYLLERDFTGFGFRSRVRRFALDGTGEELLIDTGNATHDNLEGISVWDDGTGLRITMIADDNYKFFQQTEIVEYRVTD, encoded by the coding sequence ATGCGCATCTTAGCGGTGATCATTGCCACATGGGTCTGTGGCCCATCGGCTGCGGCTGATGTGCGCTACCTCGGCACTTTCGTGTGGGAAAGCAGCGCGCGCGGTTTCGGCGGCATGTCAGGTCTGCATATCGCAGATGGGGGCACCAGCTTTACCGCGTTAAGCGATAAGGGCCTGATCACATCCGGCACAATCACACGAGATGGTGACAGGATTATCGCCCTCACGCATGACCGCATGACACGCCTGCGCATATCCGACGGCACCAAGGTCGAAGGCGACACATCAGACGCCGAAGGGCTGGCAATCAGCCCTGACGGCACCATCTATGTATCCTTCGAGGCACTGGCGCGGGTCGCCGCCTATGTTGACATTAACGGTCCGGCAACGCGAATTCCGCGCGCGGCAGATTTCCAGCGGATGCAGGAAAACGCATCGCTCGAGGCTCTTGCAATTGGCCCTGACGGCGCGCTCTACACGCTGCCCGAACGCAGCGGACGGCAAACGCGGCCCTTTCCTGTTTACCGGTTCAAGGACGGCGCATGGGATGTCCCCTTTTCAGTCCCGCGGCGGGACGCACATCTGGTGGTCGGGGCAGATATCGGTCCGGACAACCGGCTTTATCTGTTGGAACGGGATTTCACCGGTTTCGGTTTCCGGTCTCGCGTGCGCCGCTTCGCACTTGATGGAACAGGCGAGGAACTGCTGATCGACACGGGCAACGCCACACATGACAACCTTGAAGGGATCAGTGTTTGGGATGACGGGACGGGACTGCGGATCACAATGATCGCAGATGACAACTACAAGTTCTTCCAACAGACCGAGATCGTGGAATATCGCGTAACAGATTGA
- a CDS encoding queuosine precursor transporter, whose product MTRILPGVLAMATIVVASNILVQFFIGDWLTWGAFTYPFAFLVTDLMNRIHGKEAARKVVFFGFIVGIICSFIGTRVSVEIAPDFIAPAVTLRVAIGSATAFLVAQLVDVAIFDRLRSGAWWRAPLASTLVGSTLDTALFFFIAFSAPASGILGTDHNTDFFNEIVATPFGTDLTRWIGTAGVDWCVKVALALVALVPFRLIVGRRAAPVN is encoded by the coding sequence ATGACCCGCATTCTTCCCGGCGTTCTTGCCATGGCGACGATCGTCGTCGCATCCAACATCCTTGTGCAATTCTTTATCGGTGACTGGCTCACCTGGGGGGCGTTCACCTATCCGTTCGCGTTCCTTGTGACGGACCTGATGAACCGCATCCACGGCAAAGAGGCCGCGCGCAAGGTTGTTTTCTTCGGCTTTATCGTCGGGATCATCTGTTCGTTCATAGGCACGCGGGTGTCGGTCGAAATCGCCCCCGACTTCATCGCTCCCGCCGTCACGCTGCGCGTCGCGATCGGATCGGCAACGGCATTTCTGGTGGCACAACTGGTGGACGTCGCAATCTTTGACCGTCTACGGTCCGGTGCCTGGTGGCGCGCACCGCTCGCCTCGACTTTAGTGGGGTCCACCCTGGACACGGCACTCTTCTTCTTCATCGCGTTCTCGGCGCCCGCGTCGGGGATCCTTGGCACCGATCACAACACGGACTTCTTCAACGAAATCGTCGCCACCCCCTTCGGCACCGACCTCACCCGCTGGATCGGCACAGCGGGCGTTGACTGGTGCGTAAAAGTGGCGCTGGCGCTGGTCGCTTTGGTCCCGTTTCGCCTGATTGTTGGGCGTCGGGCCGCACCTGTCAACTAA
- the arfB gene encoding alternative ribosome rescue aminoacyl-tRNA hydrolase ArfB yields MKVNDQITIEDWELTESFTRASGPGGQNVNKVSTAVELRFEAERSPNLSPAVKARLKRLAGRRWTQDGAVVIFVQETRHQARNREIARERLADLIQKATVAPKRRLATKPTYGSVKRRLTAKKVRGEVKKLRGKVEE; encoded by the coding sequence ATGAAAGTGAACGACCAGATCACAATCGAAGACTGGGAACTGACCGAAAGCTTTACGCGCGCGTCAGGGCCCGGCGGGCAGAACGTGAACAAAGTGTCCACGGCGGTGGAACTGCGGTTCGAGGCGGAGCGGTCGCCCAACCTGTCGCCTGCGGTGAAGGCGCGGCTGAAACGGCTGGCAGGGCGGCGCTGGACGCAGGACGGGGCGGTCGTGATCTTTGTGCAGGAAACGCGGCACCAAGCGCGCAACCGCGAGATCGCGCGGGAGCGGTTGGCCGATCTGATCCAGAAAGCGACGGTCGCGCCGAAACGCCGGCTTGCCACCAAGCCGACCTACGGGTCGGTCAAGCGGCGGCTGACGGCAAAGAAGGTGCGCGGCGAAGTGAAGAAGCTGCGCGGGAAGGTGGAGGAGTGA
- a CDS encoding nicotinate phosphoribosyltransferase — MNDTQKSPNRKWLYALIPAGFAIIVLIMLGSGEVVQETTDSVLPDELEEATE; from the coding sequence ATGAATGACACCCAGAAATCCCCGAACCGCAAATGGCTCTACGCCCTGATCCCCGCAGGCTTTGCCATCATCGTGCTGATCATGCTCGGCAGCGGCGAGGTCGTGCAGGAAACGACCGACAGCGTGCTGCCGGATGAGTTGGAGGAAGCGACGGAGTAG